Proteins encoded in a region of the Rutidosis leptorrhynchoides isolate AG116_Rl617_1_P2 chromosome 9, CSIRO_AGI_Rlap_v1, whole genome shotgun sequence genome:
- the LOC139866521 gene encoding aldehyde dehydrogenase family 3 member F1-like yields the protein MDNDQVILQQSVDEIRHTFKSGVTRSVEWRKTQLRAIRKLVDEKEDVIFKILQTELGKHSVESYRDEIGVIKKSVDHALSSIDQWMSPKKGRLPLLFFPASRKILSEPLGVVLIVGSWNFPITLTLDPLIGAISAGNTVVLKPSELAPNCASFLANILPVYLDSKAIKVIEGGPEVSNQLLQYKWDKIFFTGSTKVGKIVMAAAAKHLTPVTLELGGKSPVIFDSLPVSDMKVATKRIAGGKWGSCSGQCCIGVDYLLVEQKFASTLIEQLKKTISKFYGDDVKNLRNLTKIVNKFHFDRLRNLLEVPAVAKCIVHGGSFDDTNLLIEPTILLNPPLDADIMNEEIFGPLLPIITMENIEESIDFINSKPKPLALYAFTKNENLKKRILDETSSGSVTFSDTLVQFVCDDLPFGGVGQSGFGKYHGKYSFDTFSHEKAVLERTFYFELEPRHPPWNDFKLEFLRLAYSYNYVGLVLLLLGLKKP from the exons ATGGACAATGATCAAGTGATATTGCAACAAAGCGTTGATGAGATCCGGCATACGTTTAAAAGTGGCGTAACAAGAAGCGTTGAGTGGCGAAAAACACAGCTACGAGCAATTCGTAAATTGGTTGATGAAAAAGAAGATGTTATTTTCAAGATTCTTCAAACAGAACTCGGAAAACATTCTGTTGAATCGTATCGTGATGAA ATTGGGGTAATAAAGAAATCTGTTGATCATGCCTTGAGCAGCATTGACCAGTGGATGTCTCCAAAGAAG GGTCGGCTACCACTACTTTTCTTCCCAGCAAGCAGAAAAATATTGTCTGAACCCCTTGGCGTTGTCCTAATCGTTGGTTCTTGGAACTTCCCCATTA cGTTGACATTGGACCCATTGATTGGAGCAATATCAGCCGGTAACACAGTGGTACTAAAGCCATCAGAGTTGGCACCAAACTGTGCCTCTTTTCTAGCCAATATATTGCCGGTTTATTTGGACTCGAAAGCCATAAAGGTTATAGAAGGTGGACCAGAAGTATCCAACCAACTATTACAATATAAATGGGACAAAATATTTTTTACAG GGAGTACAAAGGTGGGAAAAATTGTAATGGCTGCCGCTGCTAAACACTTAACTCCTGTCACATTAGAGTTAGGAGGAAAATCTCCTGTTATCTTTGATTCCCTCCCAGTCTCAGATATGAAG GTAGCTACTAAAAGAATTGCTGGTGGAAAATGGGGTTCTTGTTCTGGACAATGTTGTATAGGAGTTGATTATTTGCTTGTTGAACAGAAATTTGCATCCACCCTG ATTGAACAACTGAAGAAAACTATTAGCAAGTTTTATGGGGATGATGTTAAGAACTTGAGGAATCTTACTAAAATCGTCAACAAGTTCCATTTTGATAGATTGAGAAATCTTCTCGAAGTTCCTGCTGTAGCAAAATGCATCGTTCATGGTGGTTCATTCGATGACACAAATTT ACTGATTGAACCAACAATCTTGTTAAATCCTCCGCTCGATGCAGACATCATGAACGAAGAGATATTCGGCCCTTTGCTTCCAATTATCACA ATGGAAAACATTGAAGAAAGCATTGATTTCATTAACTCGAAGCCAAAACCTCTTGCGCTTTATGCATTCACCAAAAATGAAAATTTAAAGAAACGGATATTAGATGAAACGTCATCTGGGAGCGTCACTTTCAGCGACACCCTGGTTCAG TTTGTGTGTGATGATTTACCATTCGGAGGGGTTGGGCAGAGTGGGTTTGGTAAGTACCATGGGAAGTATTCTTTTGATACATTTAGCCACGAAAAAGCCGTTTTAGAGAGGACTTTCTACTTCGAACTCGAACCTAGGCATCCACCATGGAATGATTTCAAGCTGGAGTTTTTAAGGCTGGCATACAGTTATAACTATGTGGGATTGGTGCTACTCCTTTTGGGATTGAAGAAGCCATAA
- the LOC139868374 gene encoding uncharacterized protein yields the protein MFDRDDCWEYTLESDGLFSVKSAREYIDRKLLPSSTVETLWFKFVPRKINIFLWRLRLDSLPLRWNLSARGIDANSIVCPICSNGREIRDHLFFDCSVSTALWAKVCIWLNCNMPSFQSWDYFISWIDGSRLSHINKDRIKAVVITLFWVLWRFRNGIVFNDTFCNRCNLFDFVMSLSFTWIKNRGHLVSNWNSWLSMPF from the coding sequence ATGTTTGATCGTGACGATTGTTGGGAATACACTCTTGAATCGGACGGCTTGTTTTCAGTTAAATCCGCAAGGGAGTATATAGATCGAAAGCTACTTCCGTCTTCTACTGTTGAAACGCTCTGGTTTAAGTTCGTGCCGCGTAAGATTAACATTTTTTTGTGGCGTCTTAGATTGGATTCTCTTCCTCTACGTTGGAACTTATCCGCGAGAGGTATTGATGCTAATTCCATTGTTTGTCCTATTTGTTCTAATGGTAGGGAGATTAGGGATCATTTATTTTTTGATTGCTCGGTGTCTACGGCTCTTTGGGCCAAGGTGTGTATCTGGTTAAACTGCAACATGCCTTCTTTTCAGTCATGGGACTATTTCATTTCATGGATCGATGGAAGTCGGTTATCTCACATTAACAAGGATCGGATCAAAGCCGTTGTGATTACTCTTTTCTGGGTGTTATGGCGTTTCAGGAACGGAATTGTTTTTAATGATACTTTTTGTAATAGATGTAACTTGTTTGATTTCGTTATGTCACTGTCTTTTACCTGGATTAAAAATAGAGGTCATTTAGTTTCTAATTGGAACTCATGGTTATCTATGCCTTTTTAA